Within Nocardia terpenica, the genomic segment TACTCGGGTGTCATTCACCCGGGACGAGATCCGCTCGATCTCCCCGGTCACCGAGCGGCACGTCGACACCGGCATGACGATCGGGCAGTTGTGCGATGCGGCGATCCGCTACAGCGACGGCACCGCGGGCAATCTGCTGCTCGACGATATCGGTGGCCCGGCCGCGCTGACCGCCTATCTGCGCACCCTGGGTGACCCCTGGAGCCCCATGGACAACTATGAGCCCGAGCTCAATCGAGACGCTCCCGGCGACGAACGCGACACCAGCACACCCCGCGCACTCGCCACCGATTACCGCACCCCTGTGCTCGGCACCGCCCTGTCGCCCGAGAAGCGTGGCCTGCTTACCGATTGGCTGCTGCGCAGCACCACCGGCACCGGCCGCATCCGCGGCGCGGTCCCCGGGAGCTGGCAGGTCGCTCATAAGACCGGCACCGGTGATTACGGGCGAGCCAACGACGTCGCCATCATCTACCCACCGTCGACTCCGCCGCTGGTCCTGGCGATCATGTCCGACATATCCAACGACTACAACGCCCAGCCCAGCGACCAACTCATCGCCGAAGCCGCCACACGAACACTCACCACACTGACGGGCCGGTGAGCGAGCGGGTCAGCCAGGCGCGGACCGACCGGATTGTCCTGGGCTGGTAGAGGATTCACAACTCGATACTTGCTACTCGGCGTGCTGCGGTCGGAGCGGATCGGGTCCCAGGACGTTGACCGGCGGCGCGACCTGGTTGAATTGATCGTTGGCGACACGCATGGCGAATTCGTACGGCAACGAGAATTTTCGTGCGATCCAGTGGCCGAGGCGAACGTCGTTGGACGTGTACACCATGAACCTGTTCTTCTCGATACCTTGGATGATGCATTCGGCCACGTGTTCCGGCGACTTCGCATATCGCTGGAATCGGGCGAGTTGGCGTGCGACTTCGGGGTTGTCGCGGTCGATGCCCACAATCTCGATCGAGCCGACCAGCGGCGTGTCCACCGCGCCGGGTACGACCAGGTGGACATGAATTCCGTGGCGGCGCAGGTCGAATCGCAGGACCTCCGAGATGCCGCGCAGTCCGAACTTGCTGGCTCCGTAGGCGGCGTGCCAGGGCAGTCCCATCAGCCCGGCCACCGACGCGACGTTGACGAGGTGACCTCCGTTGCCGGCGCGGATCATCGAGGGAACGAAATTCTCGATGACGTGGATCGGGCCCATGAGATTGATGTCGATCATGGATTTCCAATGACGGTACTCGAGATTGTCCACCGTGCCGAAGATTACGTGTCCGGCGATGTTCATCACGATGTCCGGGCTACCGAAGGCGGAGTGTACGTCCCGCGCGAACGCGGCGACCGCGTCGTGGTCGGAAATGTCCAGTGCTGCACAGGATCCGACAATGCCGCGCGCGTCGGTGATCAGCGCGATCGTCTCCTGCAGGCCCGAGTCGTTGATATCGGTCAACGCGAGATGCGCCCCCCTGCGCGCCATGGCGACCGCGGTGGACCGGCCGATCCCACTGGCCGCGCCGGTGATGAGGACCTTCTTCCCGCTGAAATCACGTTTCCTGGATGCCATGTCTGTCACCATGGTGAATTTCCTTCCGAATGCGACGAAGAGCCCGGCTTGACAAGGTCTGCGACGAGAGCCTGTTCCGCGGGGCGGATGAGCAGGCGAACAACGGGCCCGAGTTCATCGGTATCGGCGGGATCGACGATGTGTGGCGCGAGCATTGCCCGGGTGTGACCGAGCCGTTGGATCGAAGCCGCTTCCTGGTGCACTACATTGCGGACCCAATCGGAACGTGTGCCGTAGTACAGGGCGATCACGATGCGACCGCGCGATTTCCATGCGAACACCGGAGTGCGGTACGGCCGGCCCGAACGCCGCCCGCGGTGGACAACGATCGCCCACGGTGGTATCACCCACGCCCAGTTCTTTTGCAGTCGGTTGCTGACATTTTTGTTGAATCGCGCCAGCGAACGGGGAAGTTGCATCTATCCCTCGTTTTCGGATCGGTGCGTTCTGCCAGGACCGTCATGGGCGTCCCCATCCGGCTATATACAACTGAGACATATTATGTCTCATAGTCTCGAACGCTAGCACCAAGACGGGTTGCAGGCAAGGCGCATCCGAACCGCTCGACTCCGACAAGCCGAACCGGTGATCCCGGCCGCGTCCTCGTCGGACCCCGAAAGCGCGGCCCCTTGCTGAGGTTGCCGTTCGAATGCTAGTGTCCTGAGACATGGAGACATAATACGTCTCATAGTGTACGAGATCCTGATCAGAGGCGTGAATCCACGAAAAGGCGGAGTCGTGTCCCAGGTATGTCGCCCCAGGTATGTCGCATCGCTTCGGTACCCGTCGTCGCATCGCCGGTCGACCGCGGCGCGACGTGAGTTGCCGCTGGTTATGGTGTGCGCGGCAGTGCACATGCTGATGCTCGACACGACGATCGTCGCGGTGGCCCTACCGAGCATCCAGTCCTCGTTCGGGGCGTCGCTGCGCAGGTCGCAG encodes:
- the bla gene encoding class A beta-lactamase is translated as MLAAALLVPTAGYLATAAGSAAPPRPDPVASLAELERRYGARLGVFAVATGTGATLAYRADDRFAMCSTFKGLAAAAVLSRNPLSHLDTRVSFTRDEIRSISPVTERHVDTGMTIGQLCDAAIRYSDGTAGNLLLDDIGGPAALTAYLRTLGDPWSPMDNYEPELNRDAPGDERDTSTPRALATDYRTPVLGTALSPEKRGLLTDWLLRSTTGTGRIRGAVPGSWQVAHKTGTGDYGRANDVAIIYPPSTPPLVLAIMSDISNDYNAQPSDQLIAEAATRTLTTLTGR
- a CDS encoding SDR family oxidoreductase; protein product: MASRKRDFSGKKVLITGAASGIGRSTAVAMARRGAHLALTDINDSGLQETIALITDARGIVGSCAALDISDHDAVAAFARDVHSAFGSPDIVMNIAGHVIFGTVDNLEYRHWKSMIDINLMGPIHVIENFVPSMIRAGNGGHLVNVASVAGLMGLPWHAAYGASKFGLRGISEVLRFDLRRHGIHVHLVVPGAVDTPLVGSIEIVGIDRDNPEVARQLARFQRYAKSPEHVAECIIQGIEKNRFMVYTSNDVRLGHWIARKFSLPYEFAMRVANDQFNQVAPPVNVLGPDPLRPQHAE
- a CDS encoding nitroreductase family deazaflavin-dependent oxidoreductase is translated as MQLPRSLARFNKNVSNRLQKNWAWVIPPWAIVVHRGRRSGRPYRTPVFAWKSRGRIVIALYYGTRSDWVRNVVHQEAASIQRLGHTRAMLAPHIVDPADTDELGPVVRLLIRPAEQALVADLVKPGSSSHSEGNSPW